One part of the Lytechinus pictus isolate F3 Inbred chromosome 3, Lp3.0, whole genome shotgun sequence genome encodes these proteins:
- the LOC129256983 gene encoding mitochondrial tRNA-specific 2-thiouridylase 1-like → MAKAKHLVCAMSGGVDSSVAAWILKSKGFRVTGLFMRNWDVLDETGMCTADRDCEDAQNACDILQIPFHQVNFVQEYWHDVFSDFLKQYQQGFTPNPDILCNKYIKFDKFLDHAMTKYDADGLATGHYAQTSIGEQFLYDKNSAARGVKLLKALDSWKDQTFFLSQITQKALGKTLFPLGHLTKDIVKRIANEVGLKRAAQRKESMGICFIGRRHFQTFIKEYLEPKQGTFISVENDTVVGEHQGHFLFTLGQGANIGGMKERWFVVDKDAENNTIFVAPSTRHPALFHETFMTGPVHWIHQAPRELIEDQMMDCDFRFQHVHGLTKCTLTLSSMGSVIVSLSKPMRALTPGQFAVFYHGDECLGSAVIMKRGPSLYEMNWKKYQSGEWKTEWLNS, encoded by the exons GTTTATTCATGCGTAACTGGGATGTGTTGGATGAGACCGGGATGTGTACAGCAGACAGAGATTGTGAGGACGCCCAAAATGCTTGTGACATTCTTCAGATTCCCTTCCATCAGGTCAATTTTGTTCAGGAATACTGGCATGATGTGTTTAG TGATTTCTTAAAGCAATACCAACAGGGCTTCACACCAAATCCTgatattttgtgcaataaatACATCAAGTTTGACAAATTTCTAGACCATGCAATGACGAAGTATGATGCCGATGGATTAGCAACGGGCCATTATGCTCAAACGAGTATAGGAGAACAGTTTCTGTATGACAAGAATTCTGCTGCTAGAG GAGTGAAACTTTTGAAAGCGCTTGATAGCTGGAAAGACCAGACTTTCTTCCTTTCACAAATCACACAGAAAGCATTAGGAAAAACTCTCTTCCCTTTGGGTCATCTAACCAAGGACATAGTAAAGCGCATTGCTAATGAAGTTGGACTGAAGAGGGCAGCACAAAGGAAAGAG AGTATGGGGATATGCTTCATTGGAAGAAGgcattttcaaactttcattaaggag TATCTTGAACCCAAACAAGGAACTTTTATTTCTGTAGAGAATGACACAGTAGTAGGTGAACACCAAG GTCATTTCTTATTCACTCTTGGTCAAGGAGCCAACATTGGTGGCATGAAGGAAAGATGGTTTGTGGTAGACAAAGATGCTGAAAATAACACTATCTTTGTG GCACCTAGTACCCGCCACCCTgccttgtttcatgaaacatttatgaCTGGACCAGTCCATTGGATCCACCAGGCACCAAGAGAATTAATAGAGGACCAGATGATGGATTGTGATTTCAGATTCCAGCATGTCCATGGTCTCA CAAAATGTACTTTGACTTTAAGTTCCATGGGCTCTGTTATTGTTTCTCTCAGTAAACCAATGAGGGCGCTAACACCAGGTCAG TTTGCTGTGTTCTACCATGGTGATGAATGCCTAGGCAGTGCCGTCATTATGAAACGAGGACCATCACTGTACGAGATGAACTGGAAGAAATACCAGAGTGGAGAATGGAAAACAGAATGGCTCAATAGTTGA
- the LOC129256986 gene encoding NOP protein chaperone 1-like, translating to MWFSAPLLSSEDSKSSTNPLSVLPCPSNHIGSMDPSQELVNIGERNFHESLLIQKNKPFKVGPSSVLDRVKSFLPQMEVANKQLEERIADGKTVDLDIENVDNCEGPIIEMNLALCARDENSDEEESEEDESDSDADIQVELEHTKSKNEDESLLKLKIPGRGKKPKDGRTLIEMMPGESTNTKDCFEKDKT from the exons atgtgGTTTTCAGCTCCATTATTATCTTCAGAAGACAGCAAATCGTCCACAAACCCTCTATCAGTCCTGCCTTGTCCGAGTAACCATATTGGGAGCATGGATCCTTCGCAGGAATTGGTCAATATTGGGGAGAGAAATTTTCATG AATCTTTACTGATACAGAAAAACAAGCCTTTCAAAGTGGGGCCTTCATCAG TACTGGACAGAGTGAAATCATTTCTACCACAAATGGAAGTGGCCAACAAGCAGCTTGAAGAGAGGATTGCAGATGGTAAAACAGTGGATCTAGACattgaaaatgttgataattgTGAAGGACCCATTATCGAAATG AATCTTGCCTTGTGCGCACGTGATGAAAATTCTGATGAGGAAGAAAGTGAAGAAGATGAAAGTGATAGTGATGCAGACATCCAAGTTGAATTGGAACATACCAAGTCAAAAAATGAAGACGAATCCCTCTTAAAACTAAAAATACCAGGAAGAGGAAAGAAGCCTAAAGATGGAAGGACATTGATTGAAATGATGCCAGGAGAGTCGACCAATACCAAAGATTGTTTTGAAAAGGACAAGACATAG